The Cryptomeria japonica chromosome 9, Sugi_1.0, whole genome shotgun sequence DNA segment GCGCCCTTGTCTAAATATTTGATCAAAGGGGTCGTATTATGTTTCTTTATTTAGAGTCTGAACCTGCTCCATTTGACCATCACCATTAAGTCATAGAGTATAAACAATAACCTTTGTGCCATGTGATCTGATATCATCAAACTGGTCGTTCGCATATTACAAAGTTATGTGCCACCTTTCATTAATAAATAATCATTGTGTTTGGTTTTAATGATTAATTTAAATCCATGGTTGTATATCCAAATATTTtactttttgttgttgtcttttacCGGCCAGATTATATTAAAGTCATATCATTTTTATCTTTGTACTAAGTCGACCAGCAAAAGACATGATAAGTGCTCTTTCCATAAAATCAGTCGCTGTTGTTTTATACTTAACTTTTGCATCTCAGACCAAAGAGGAGATTGCCAGCAATCTCCATTTTTCATACAAGTCTTCTTGAGTACAAACCCTTCTTATTCCATAATAGGTGACTATTCCAAAAGTTTGGCCTGTATCTTATGCCTGTGATGTGCCCTTGAATAGAATCTGTATTTGAACAATAGATATTGGCTTTGTCACTTACATTAACCCcttttatatgaaaatcaaaacaTGGTGCATGGAGCTGTTTTGTATTCTTGTTTTAGGCACCAATATGTCTGCTATAATCGTTTGTCTTAATAATCGTCTCCTTAATAAATCGTTGTCCATCTTTTTGGTAATTTCTGCTATCTAACAAATGCTTTATTCTTTGACATCATTAACAACAATCTAATTGTCTAGTTCATTTTTCTTTTGACATTAAATATGCCTCTAACAATAATGATAATCTTGTCCATTCGTCTTCTCGCTTTTGACATCAATCTCATTTGTTATCAATGATAATGTTGACAACTATTTCATTTTCTATGAACTCAATGATAAACTTTTAAACAATCTTATTAATGACAAACTTCTAACAAACTCAACTGAGTGCCCATGACATCGATgacaataattccaacaatcttccccttagtCAAAGATGGCAACATAAATCatctaactctccccctttgacatcaatggcaagggGACGCTTGAATGAAACATCTATCCATAAATGGATTATGGGAAACACTTATTCTTATACTTACATTTGATGCAATAGGAATATGCTTCTCTCCTTATCAGAGAATCTCTAGTGCTCCCCTTGTCGGGTATTCTTTAATGCTCCCCCTTGGCTCTAatacttttctttctttctttcttgatcaTTTGTATCCCAATTCGAGTGACATGCTTCCTCTACGGATATTGAAGAGAATTTGGATGTCTCCTTAACTTTAGCAAGTTAGGACTTATTTCAACTATCTCATTACTTTTTTATGCATGTGCAACTCTTGTTCCTCTATCCATGGTTTCTAGATGAAGATCATCTTTCAAATGATCTCTTTGTGAGTGTCTTCTCAACTTCCTTCTCTTCTTCTAGTTTTCTTGATTGTTCTCGTTGAATAATTGTCTTTCATCTTTGTGTTATCCTCATCATGGTTTCTAGATGAAGATCATCTTTCAAATGATCTCTTTGTGAGTGTGTTCTCAACTTCCTTTTCTTCTAGTTTGAATAAGTGTTACTCATTGAAGCTTTCCTCTTTTATTAAAACTTCAAGGCACTATAGTCCTATCTAGTGCTATAATTCACAATAGGTTTGCATTGTTCATGTGACACCTTGACTCCCTTTCTCTTTCATACAATTTCTCTTTTCATGCTTAAGTTCCTCTTGAAGATTTATCTCGTAATTCTTGACATTAATGCCATCATTCTCTCTTTGTTTTAACTCTCCTCATTTGATATTTATGATGAAGGAATGCTCATCATAAGTCCATCCATGTCTTTTGTGACATCATTATATCAATAGGAACTCCTTTAATATGAAGTCGAACATAAGCATCCAACTTTCTTCTATCAAATTCATTATTCTTTTGCCAACACATGCTTTTCAAATGTAAATATACAAGCATACCTCTTTGCATTGTTCTTATCTTGTTTATCCAattttgactcatctttctttatAATGTTCAATACAACTTGATCTTTTTAGTTATCTTTTCCATAGGACTTGAAAGATAGTGAAATGATAAGCTCCCCCTAAATCCATGCTCTTTCTTAAACTTGTGCATTAAGTGCATAATGCCTAATCACAGATTCATCCTTTTTATTCTTCTCATTATCTTGATATTGTTTCCTTCTCCATAACATAGTAGGTTCTCCTTTTTGTTTGTTCATGGTGTCCTTCATCTTGTACTCTCTAAGTGGTTTCACAAAACCGCTTGTATAAAAACATGCTATGTGCCCATAGTGTTGCATATAACATTATAATTCATTTGAGGATATGAATTATAGACTACTTTCCAccaacaataatttttatttttgatcCATCTATCATTATGTATCACTTGTTTTCTACACTCTCTTGCCTTATGTCCAAAGTAATTGCATGAGTAGTAGTAGGCATTAAAAATACACTTGAACATGGATGTATAAGCTTGTCTTGGAGGAAAGGACTTCTTGAAATTGTCCTTGTCAACTTTAGGAGTCTTTGTGTTCTTGATATATTTGATCTTGAAAAGGCTTTTGAAAATGTCTTCAACACTTTTTGTCTTTCCCATGTTTGTCTTCATCATAGTTTCTTTAGAGTCTTCTTTCATTGTTTGATTTTCTTCATAGCCAAGTCCTGCCTTATTTGATGATGATCTTTGACTATCAATGATATCACTtagaatcttgaatttcttttcaaACTTGAGAGTAGTAATTAATTTAGAGGATGTATTTTCTAGTTCCTTTCTCAAGGAAACAATGTTAGTCCCATGCTTATCACaatcttcttccttttgcttcaaTTGTATTTTTAGCTCCTATTTAATTCTTTTAGCTTCTTCAAATTGAATCTTGAGGTTGATAATCATCTCTTTGGACACTTCAAGACAAATTGAAATAtgagaaattagaattaaatatAGAAATGTAAGATAAAATATAGGAGTATTATAATGTGAATTAATAAAGGATATAATAAtgtgaaaaaaaatatattatattataatgtagTATGTTCTAAACAACATAATGATATGAAGCAAAGTAAAAAATGAAACAAATGTACAATAAATGATGGAAATAAAGAAGTACTATAATAATGAAATATAATTCATATAATAAATGCATGACAATAGCTCTATAGTAGTAACaaaagatgcaaaatatatgacaaGTCATATAagatgaaatattatattattaaaaagtTAAAGAACACAAATAAATCTTGCTATGCAAATGAAAAAGTGCTTAATTACATAAGTATGAATACACTTGGATAATTTGAATGTGATTATTTTATTATACAAGCAAATTAGCAAATagatattataataataatgaaaTGTGATAAGCATAAGTTGCTATGTagaattattatttaaaagaataaaagaaataatAGGTATAAGGATCgatgaaaaatgaagaaattgctaATAAAGTGATTATGTATATATATTGACAAAACCTGTTAATCCAGTGAACTgatatattagctgagatttgtcattgatgactaacactgaccgGTGGATTGGTGTATCTTAGAagcaaaggtgatggcttgcaaacaaTATGGAAGGAGCAttagagatagatgatcaaggttcagtTATTTCAAGGGAAGACAGAATAAGCCAACCgatctgtcattcaagaagatcggtgttaaggtgagatcttcaagttggctatcctgatgatgatgtagtcacagaaggtgacttaggcaagaaggtttgaggtcctatgcaaattggaacctcattggcaaaaggaaaaagaggcttgatggaagtactgcAAATCGGTAGCAAAGGATGAACTGGTAGTGAAGAGTGCAGTGGTATATCGGTAGGCcgatgaagaagaaggaagataggcGGTCACCTTAAATCTAGGAGCGGTGATCAACTAAAAAGTTGCGATGGAAAAAGGTGAGCTGGTTAGTTTGTGATAATACCAAACTAAAGGTTACTGAAGTCAACCCCAGTCATCATATAGTTAAGCCATGATTTCTACGtattttttggtttgcatttaaaagactgaactcgacccaAAAGTTGCTATTTTGGGGAGATGCGGTGGCAAAATTGTTGCAAGACACACAGAGAAAgagcgggaagatttgaatttgataTCTACCAAgatttgtgattgcattgattaagggaACATCTGAAGGTGACAATAGAGGGAGTATAGagtgttttgagttcatgcaaaacatttttgatcaaaaaaattgcaaagtgcaaatcctgtgagaggcgatccaaagtgcagagtgaagagtgaggaagtgctaagtgatttaacaGAGTAGAGTGTGTGTGAAATAGACCAGTAGAGTGTAGAGCCAAGGGTACGAGTAGAGAATTGGTGTACTGCAGAGCAGACACAATCGGTGCAGACAGAGTGTGAGATTCATTGTGATcagatcaagctattagtagctataCCAGCAGATCAACTTCTTGTTGCTTTCTAactattgcaactcaaaatcccttagccgggtggaCTCTAATAGGTCCCGTtgtttaaatcccttaattgggtgtcaTCTTGATTGATGATTTAAGTCCCTTAATCAAggtacctttaatagggtaaaggctttAACAAGCctagattcaaatcccttaaccgggtggcacttaACAGTGTCTCaataaatctcctaatagggatggctccttacaGGGTGTGCTCCAGAAGAATACAAATGTTTTGAGCAtcaactcacaccatggttttctccatttgggtttccatgagataattcCTGGTGTTattatgtatcttttcatgcatgcatgttctcatGCAATAATTgtttatattaatgaatattaagttagtgcagacttgagtaaaAGGGTTTTAATTCTGTAAACCAGTtggtgactgattcaccccccccccccccctctcaatcatcGGTAGGGACcaacatgtatgtatatgtatatatatacacacatatatacagatatatgtatatacatgtatatatgttaaTGTAATTATGTGTgtgtaaaaacttaaaaaaaactagggaaaacaaactaaaaaacatACAAAAATACAATAAGGAATTTTTTTATTCATATCAATGATTTCCTAATTTTTTTCAAGATTTGGTCCACAATGTTGATTTCACTATCCCGATTTAGCTAAAAAGTGAGACTCATTATTGTAGGTTGACCCAATGGCAATATAGTTTGGATGGAAAATTCATTAGATGGATGCCAAGTGTACCTTTCTTGATAGAGATCTAAAAGAAGAAATCTACATGACTCAACCAAAGTTGTATGTTACACCTGAATAGGAAAAAATAAATGTGTTCTACTTGTGAAATCTCTCTATGGTCTTAAACAAGATCTTTGATTTTGGTACATCAAGATTTATGAACATCTCGTTCATCCCAGTCTTTGCCTTAAAGATCAAGGATGggtattgtaattttttttatatatgttgaTGATCTAGTCATCACAAGTTCACACATAATTGATAGAACAAATAATGGTTTCAAAAAAGTATTTGACATGACATATCACAAGATCATGTGTCATTGTATTGGACTTGAAGTGTGACAACACAAGAACCATAACTATGTATCTCAAATGAAATATGATAAGATATTACTTGAGGAATTTAAAATACAAGATTGCAAACCTATGTCAACTCCCATGGAGATAGGTTTGTAATTTTATCACCATAATCCATTACCTCAAATGAATGCTACTCTTTATCACCAATTTTAATTGGGAGTCTCATCTATCTAAATCATACTTGGCTTGACATCAACTATAATGCAATCTATCTTTCTAGGTTTATGAAGAAACTTAAGGTTGTTCATTGGAAAGAACCAGAGCATGTTTGTGAGATACATTCATGATATAGTGGCTTATAGCCTATAATATAGGTAGAATACAATTTTTTCTTTATGTGGATACATAGATGTAAATTATGTAGGTTAAACAGATGATATGAAGTTTACTTCAAGCTTCATTTTCTTTCTGAGATTTGTTTTTTATATCTTGGGGGAGCAAAAAGAAAACCATTATTGCTTGTTCTTTCATAGAGGTAAAATATTATGAGTGAATATGGTTATGTCATAGTTTGATAGGCACATAATTGTTCCTGATACTAGTCCCACTACTTTATTTTGTGACCATAAGAGTATGTGGAAGTTAGTTTATAATGCTCTTTTGCATGAACATACCAAGTATGTTAAAGTTCAATGTCACTATATCTATGAACAAGTTTAATAATAGATTATCTAGGTCCAATTTTGTTTGAATCAAGAGATAGATGTTAACATGTTTACGAAATATCTTGTAGTTGTGAACTTCAAAGATTTTATGACTTTTTTTCTTTGTTGCCTTGGGCATATGATGTAATAAGGGGATATTGTTAGCATacattcatacacacacacacatacatacatacatacatacatacatacatacatacatatatacatacatacatacatataacatCATTGTTAATATTCTATAACTATTTTATATAGTTATAGTTGTCCAGTTGGGTATGTCTGACCTGAAGCTTATATTTGAGCTTTTCATTCAATCCAAATTCACTCATTTCTTTTGCTCATTTGATATAGAATCTAGCTACATACTTAACATAGTAGAGCCAAAAAAAGTAATTCATGGCATGAGCCACACTTAATGTAGTCAAAAATCACCATTGGAGAGCTCATGTTTTATTTTACAAAAATAATATAGTCAAAAACATGATTAAAAACTTTAATTTGTCTCAATTATTTTCAAAGCTAAAATTATTACTTCAAATAATATTTGTAAAGGAAGGACAATTTGATGGATTATAAAACAATTACGAATAATCTCACATAGATTGTCCCAAATATGTATTTATACATACCACAAATGAATAAGCAGTTTTGCAGCTCTCGGTTTGACACATTCTCTAGTAGTTTTGAGTCTCAAGAAGCAGACCACAGAAATTGCTATAAGGATGTAGATTTACATTTGTATTGACGTTTTTTTATCATAGTAAGAAATAATCATAGTAGTTGTTACAGTTTCTTGGCAAAGAAGGAAGCGGTGTTTCCAACTTAGAAAAAGGAAAAAATTCCATGTACAGTGATTTCCCAATTCTTGCAGCGCAGCTAAAAATAAAACATGAGCTCTCCTATGGCAGATTTAAATGCTTCTTCGCAGCTAGGAGTTGATTCCAAGTATTCCCCGCCATTAACCTGGTTTTCATTCACAAGATTTACTAGgcctagagaaaaacaagacaaaattcaAATATGCAAAGAAATGAAGAGGAAGAGAACTTACATGGGCGTGAATCATATACATGCTTCTGCAATGATGAGAGGAGATATGTGCAGTGACGACGTCCAGCTTATGCTTTTCCAGaatgtagaaaattgtggagagcatgCCTTGTTTTGGGGGTGTGCAAATTATTGCTATCTGAGCATCTTCTCCACACACACTCAACACCACATTCGGAGATGCCCATGTTTGGAAGTTATAACGCTCAAGTGCAGTTGCAGGACACAGTGTTGGTTGGGAGGTCCAGGGTTCGACTCCCGTGCCCTCCAAATTTAAATTCTGATCCTGCTCTCTGTGCTTGAAAATGGTGCCTCCTGTTACTATGGCACCGGCTCGAGTCTCCTTGTCTATTTTTTGGCTTCTCAATAGCTGGAAGGACCGCTGA contains these protein-coding regions:
- the LOC131064609 gene encoding transcription factor bHLH95 codes for the protein MAHHLQFHTQQSWPPPPDSNRAHREDFTISTVPFDIHSVSPEEDIASVDDMKRHTVTESVDGKAGKNKNESKQQNSNAAKARSSNTEYQTQPEHEIHIWTERERRKKMRNMFSSLHALLPHLPPKADKSTIVDEAISYIRSLQRSFQLLRSQKIDKETRAGAIVTGGTIFKHREQDQNLNLEGTGVEPWTSQPTLCPATALERYNFQTWASPNVVLSVCGEDAQIAIICTPPKQGMLSTIFYILEKHKLDVVTAHISSHHCRSMYMIHAHVNGGEYLESTPSCEEAFKSAIGELMFYF